The genomic interval CGCCCGGTCCAGCTCCGGCTCGCCGAGCCGGGCCCGTACCGCCGGGTCGGCCAGGAGTGCGGCCCGGAAGTCGGGTGCGGCGGCCGCCCGGGTCAGCACGTCGTGCGCGTCGGCCCGGCCGAGCGCCGGGGCGAGTCGGGCGGCGACCGCCTCGGCGAGTACCCGGCCGCCGAGCGCGTCGAGGTTGTGCCGCATCCGCTCCGGGCGTACGTCGAGCCGGGAGAGCAGCCGGGCGATCCGGCTGGCCGCCCCGCCGGCCAGCCGGAGCAGGTCGAGCAGCGGTTCCCACTCGGCGTGCCAGCCGCCGGTGGCCCGTTCGTGCTCCTGCACGGCGGCGGCGAAGAGCGTGCCGACCAGGTGCGGCCCGCGCCGGGCGGCCGCGCCGAGCAGCACGGCGTCCACCGGGTTGCGTTTGTGCGGCATCGCCGATGAGCCGCCCCGGCCCGGACCGCCGCCCTCGGCGACCTCGGCCACCTCGGTCTGGGCGAGCAGCCCGACGTCCAGGCCGATCTTGCCGGCGGCCGCGAGCAGGCTGCCGAGCGCGGCGGCCAGGTCGAGCAGCGGCTGCCGCCGGGTGTGCCAGGGCAGCGTGGGCGCGGCGAGGCCGAGCCGGGCGGCGAACCGGGCGGCCACCTCCGGCCCGGCCGGGCCGAGCGCGGCCAGGGTGCCGACCGCCCCGCCGAGCTGTGCCGGCAGCGCGGACCGGGCGGCGGCGAGTCGGGTCCGGGCGTCCAGCAGGGCGAGCAGCCAGCCGGCGGCCTTCAGCCCGAAGGTGGTGGGTGCGGCCGCCTGGCCGAGGGTACGGGCCAGCGTCACGGTGTCCCGGTGTCGCTCGGCGAGCCCGGCGGCGGCGGCGAGTGCGGTGTCGAGCTGGCGCAGCAGCGGCTCACCGGCCCGGCCGGCGACCAGCACCAACGCGCTGTCCAGCACGTCCTGGCTGGTGGCGCCGTGGTGCACCCAGGGCCGGGCGGCGGCCGGTACCGCCTCGGTGAGCTGGCGGACCAGCGGCACCACCGGGTTGCCGGCGGCGTCGGCGCCCTCGGCGAGCGCGGCGAGGTCGAACCGGTCGGGATGGCACTGCCCGGCGATCGCCTCGGCGGCCGGCGCCGGCAGCACGCCGCAGTCGGCGCCCGCCTCGGCGAGCGCCCGCTCCACGTCGAGCAGCGCGGTCAGCAGTGCCCGGTCGGTGAGTTCGGCGTCCACCTCGGCCGCGCCGGAGAGCCCGGTGAGCAGCCCGGCGCCGGGCGCGGCCGCCTGCTCAGACCGCGAAGAAGACGGTTTCATCCGGGCCCTGTAGGTGGATGTCGAAGCGGAAGCCGTCCGGGGCCGGCCGGGCCACCAGGGTGGCGCGGCGGGCCGGGTCGATCGAGCCGAGCACCGGGTCGGCGGCGTTCGCCGCCTCCTCGTCCGGGAAGTAGAGCCGGGTCACCAGCCGGTGCAGCAGGCCGCGCGCGAAGATCGACAGGTTCAGGTGCGGTGCCTCGGTCTCACCGTCCGGGCCGGGCAGGGCACCGGGCCTGAGGGTACGGATCTCGTACCGGCCGTCGGGGTCGGTGGCGCTGCGGCCGAAGCCACGGAATCCGGGTACCGACGGCGGGCGGGCGCCCCGGGGGTCGTCCGGATGGTCGAACCGGCCGTCCGGATCCGCCTGCCAGGTCTCCACCAGCGCGTCCGGCACCGCCTCACCGGCGCCGTCGAAGATCTGGCCGCGGATCCAGATCGCCCCGGGGGTCCCGTCCGGCACCACGTCCGGGCCGTCCGGCCAGAGCAGGCCGATGTGCAGGTACGGCCCGACCGTCTGCGCGGGCGTCGAGCCGAGCGGCGGCGTCGGGGCCAGCGCCGCCGTGGCGGCCGGCTCGGCGGAGGTGTCGACGGCCGGGCCGGTACCGAAGGTCGGGCTCAGGTCGGTGTGCCGCTCAGTCATCGTCCTCGCCGTCCTCGAAGGGGGTGGCCTCCCGGCCGCGCAGTACCAGGTCGAACTCGAAGCCGAGCGCCCACTCCGGCTCGGTCACCGAGTGGTCGTAGCGGGAGATCAGCCGCTCCCGGGCCAGCGGGTCACGGACCGAGTTGAAGACCGGGTCCTGGAAGAAGAGCGGATCGCCGGGGAAGTACATCTGGGTGACGAGCCGCTGGGTGAACGCCTGGCCGAAGAGGGAGAAGTGGATGTGCGCCGGCCGCCAGGCGTTGGGGTGGTTCCGCCAGGGGTAGGCGCCCGGTTGCACGGTGACGAACCGGTAGTGGCCGTCGGCGTCGGTCAGGGTCCGGCCCACCCCGGTGAAGTTCGGGTCGAGCGGTGCCGGCCAGTTGTCGACCGCGTGCCGGTACCGCCCGGCCGCGTTCGGCTGCCAGATCTCCACCAGGGTGTTCGGCACCGGCCGGCCGTTGCCGTCCAGCACCCGGCCGTGCACGATGATCCGCTGGCCGAGCGGCTCCCCGGCGTGCTGCCGGGTCAGGTCGTGGTCCAGGTCGCCGAGCCGGCCCTCCCCGAGCAGCGGCCCGGTGACCTCGGTCAGCCGCTGCGGCAACAGGGCCAGCGGCTGCTTCGGGGCGCGCAGGTTGGTGGAGCCGTAGTCGGGGAAGAGCAGCGGCGGGTGGGTGTCCGGGTCGTCGTGCCGGTAGCGGGGCAGCACCAGCCGGCCGGCGCGGGTCGGGCCGGCGGTGCTGCCGGTCGCCGCGTCGACGGTCGGCAGGTCGGGGTCCGCGGAACGGATGTGCTCGGTGGTCATGGCCGTCCTCCGGTCAGGCTTCCAGTACGACGGCCAGGCCCTGGCCGACGCCGATGCAGATGGCGGCGAGGCCCAGCCCACCACCACGGCGGTGCAGTTGCCAGGCGAGCGAGCCGAGGATGCGTGAGCCGGACGAGCCGAGCGGGTGGCCGAGGGCGATCGCCCCGCCCTGCGGGTTCACGATCTCGGGGTCGAGTTCCTTCCACTGGGCCAGGCAGGCCAGCGACTGGGCCGCGAACGCCTCGTTCAGCTCCACCACGGCCAGGTCCGACCAGCCGATGCCGGCGCGCCGCAGCGCCTCCTCGGCGGCGCGTACCGGGCCGATCCCGAACAGTTGCGGTTCGATGCCGACCACGGCGCGGGAGACGATCCGGGCCAGCGGGGTCCGGCCGGCCGCCTCGGCACCGGCCCGGTCGGCGAGCAGCAGCGCGCTCGCCCCGTCGTTGAGCGGGGAGGAGTTGCCGGCGGTTACCGTGCCGTCCTGCCGGAACACCGGCTTGAGCCGGGCCAGCGCCTCGGTGCTGGTGCCCGGCCGGATGCTCTCGTCGGTCTCCAACTCGGTGCCGGGTACCGCGCTCACCTCGTCGGCGTACGCCCCGGCGGCCCAGGCCTGCGCGGCGAGCCGCTGGCTGCGTACGGCGAAGGCGTCCTGCTCGGCGCGGGAGATCCCGTACCGCTCGGCGAGGATCTCGGTGCACTCGCCGAGCGAGGCGGTCCACTCGGCCGGCATCGCCGGGTTGACCATCCGCCAGCCGAGGGTGGTGGAGTGCAACGTCTCGTGCCCGCGCGGATAGCCGGTCTCGGGCTTCGGCAGTACCCAGGGTGCCCGGGTCATCGACTCGACGCCACCGGCGACGCAGATCGAGGCGTCGCCGACCGCGATCGCCCGGGCGGCGCCGATCACCGCCTCCAGGCCGGAGCCGCAGAGCCGGTTGACGGTCGCGCCGGGCACGGTCGGCGGGAGCCCGGCGAGCAGGACCGCCATCCGGGCCACGTCGCGGTTCTCCTCGCCGGCACCGTTGGCGTTGCCGAGCAGTACGTCGTCGATCCGGGCCGGGTCGAGGTCGGGGCTGCGCCGGGTCAGCTCGCGCAGTACGTGCGCGGCGAGGTCGTCGGGGCGTACTCCGGCGAGGGCGCCGCCGTACCGGCCGATCGGGGTGCGTACGGCGTCGAGGACGTACACGTCGTTGGTCACCATGTCTCCTTACTGCCGGGGTCGCCGGGTCGGTCCGACGCTACCGGCGGTCGTCGTCATGGGCCCCCTCGACGCGTCCGGTCCACCGGTCAACGCCCGTTCGACATGCGGACTCCCGTGCTTATGACGAACGTAATCCCCGCCTCCGGATCCGTCAACGAGGTCCCGGTGCCGCTCGGCGCAGCGCCCGGTGCCGTTGCGGATAAGTTGCGGGGCGCTGGTTGACGTGAACTCGGTCACTGTGCCAACGTTCCAAATGAGAACATTCGTTCGGCTAGCGACCACCACCACCCCTCAGGGCTCCTTCGGGAGCCTTTCAGCCCGGTCCCGACAGGACCGCCGGACGCCGGGAGACCCGATGCGCCGTCTCGCCGCCACCAGCACCGCCGTTGCCGCCCTCCTCGCCGTCGCCGCCTGCGGATCCTCGTCCGACGACCCCGCCGGGGGCGGATCCGGCGGCGTGGACCGGGTGAAGGTCGGTGCGATCCCCATCGTGGACGTCGCCCCGCTGCACCTGGGCATCGCGAAGGGCTTCTTCAAGGAGCAGAACATCGAGGTCGAGGTGGTCAACACCACCGGCGGCTCCATCGCGGTGACCGGCGTGGTCAGTGGTCAGTTCGACTTCGCCTTCGGCAACGTCGTCTCGCTGATCACCGCCCGCTCGCAGAGGATCCCGGTCAAGGCGATCACGGTGGGGAACTCCTCCACCGGCAAGCCCGGCGCGGACTTCGGCGGCGTCGTGGTACCGCCGGACAGCCCGATCACCGACGCGGCCGGCCTGGCCGGCAAGAACATCGCGATCAACAACCTGAACAACATCACCGACACCACCACCCGGGCCTCGATCCGCAAGGCCGGCGGCGACCCGTCGAACATCAAGTGGACCGAACTGCCCTTCCCGGACATGCCGGCGGCGGTGCTGGGCAAGCGGGTCGACGCGGCCATGGTCGTCGAGCCGTTCTTCACCATCGCGCAGAACCAGGGCGCCCGGGTCGTGGCCTACAACTTCGCCGAGGCCATCCCGAACATGACGGTGGCGGCCTACTTCTCCACCGAGCAGACCATCGCGCAGAAGGCCGACCTGACCGGGCGGTTCAAGACCGCGATGGAGACCTCGCTGAAGTACGCCCAGGAGCACCCGGACGAGGCCCGCCAGGTGCTCCAGACGTACACCAAGATCGAGCCGGCGGTGGCCGCGAAGATCACTCTGCCGGCCTGGCCCGCCGAGATCAACCGCGAGTCGGTGCAGACCCTGGCGGACCTGATGCTGACCGACGGGCTGCTCAAGGAGAAGGTCGACGTCGCGGAACTGCTCCCGTGACCCGAGCCGCCACCGTGCCACCGCCCGCCGCGACCGCACCGGCCCCGGCCGGCCGGTCCGGCGGGACCGGCCGGCCGCGCGGCGACACCGCCCTGCTCGGACTGCTCGGCTTCGCCGCCTTCCTGCTCGTGCTGGAACTGGTGCCGAGGCTGGGCCTGGTCTCGGCGAACTACCTGCCACCGACCAGCGAGATCGCGGTCGCCCTCGGCGAACTGCTCGGCGAGTCCCGGTTCTGGACGGCCGTCGCCGACACGCTGCGCGGCTGGTTCCTCGGCCTGGCGATCGCGGTCGCCCTCGGCGTGGTGGTCGGCTTCGTCCTCGGCACCGTGCCGGTGCTGCGCGAGTTCACCGCCTCGACCGTCGAGTTCCTCCGGCCGATCCCCTCGGTCGCGCTGATCCCGCTCGCCGTGCTGCTCTTCGGCACCGACCTGCGCTCGGTACTGCTCCTGGTGGTCTACGCCGCGTTCTGGCAGGTACTCGTCCAGGTGCTCTACGGCGTCCGGGACGTCGACCCGGTCGCCCGGGACACCGCGTACACCTTCCGGCTCAGCCGGTGG from Plantactinospora sp. BC1 carries:
- the pcaB gene encoding 3-carboxy-cis,cis-muconate cycloisomerase, whose protein sequence is MKPSSSRSEQAAAPGAGLLTGLSGAAEVDAELTDRALLTALLDVERALAEAGADCGVLPAPAAEAIAGQCHPDRFDLAALAEGADAAGNPVVPLVRQLTEAVPAAARPWVHHGATSQDVLDSALVLVAGRAGEPLLRQLDTALAAAAGLAERHRDTVTLARTLGQAAAPTTFGLKAAGWLLALLDARTRLAAARSALPAQLGGAVGTLAALGPAGPEVAARFAARLGLAAPTLPWHTRRQPLLDLAAALGSLLAAAGKIGLDVGLLAQTEVAEVAEGGGPGRGGSSAMPHKRNPVDAVLLGAAARRGPHLVGTLFAAAVQEHERATGGWHAEWEPLLDLLRLAGGAASRIARLLSRLDVRPERMRHNLDALGGRVLAEAVAARLAPALGRADAHDVLTRAAAAPDFRAALLADPAVRARLGEPELDRALDPANWLGSAGTFVDRALREYRASGAYPNTEKPR
- the pcaG gene encoding protocatechuate 3,4-dioxygenase subunit alpha, producing the protein MTERHTDLSPTFGTGPAVDTSAEPAATAALAPTPPLGSTPAQTVGPYLHIGLLWPDGPDVVPDGTPGAIWIRGQIFDGAGEAVPDALVETWQADPDGRFDHPDDPRGARPPSVPGFRGFGRSATDPDGRYEIRTLRPGALPGPDGETEAPHLNLSIFARGLLHRLVTRLYFPDEEAANAADPVLGSIDPARRATLVARPAPDGFRFDIHLQGPDETVFFAV
- the pcaH gene encoding protocatechuate 3,4-dioxygenase subunit beta; the protein is MTTEHIRSADPDLPTVDAATGSTAGPTRAGRLVLPRYRHDDPDTHPPLLFPDYGSTNLRAPKQPLALLPQRLTEVTGPLLGEGRLGDLDHDLTRQHAGEPLGQRIIVHGRVLDGNGRPVPNTLVEIWQPNAAGRYRHAVDNWPAPLDPNFTGVGRTLTDADGHYRFVTVQPGAYPWRNHPNAWRPAHIHFSLFGQAFTQRLVTQMYFPGDPLFFQDPVFNSVRDPLARERLISRYDHSVTEPEWALGFEFDLVLRGREATPFEDGEDDD
- a CDS encoding thiolase family protein, whose protein sequence is MVTNDVYVLDAVRTPIGRYGGALAGVRPDDLAAHVLRELTRRSPDLDPARIDDVLLGNANGAGEENRDVARMAVLLAGLPPTVPGATVNRLCGSGLEAVIGAARAIAVGDASICVAGGVESMTRAPWVLPKPETGYPRGHETLHSTTLGWRMVNPAMPAEWTASLGECTEILAERYGISRAEQDAFAVRSQRLAAQAWAAGAYADEVSAVPGTELETDESIRPGTSTEALARLKPVFRQDGTVTAGNSSPLNDGASALLLADRAGAEAAGRTPLARIVSRAVVGIEPQLFGIGPVRAAEEALRRAGIGWSDLAVVELNEAFAAQSLACLAQWKELDPEIVNPQGGAIALGHPLGSSGSRILGSLAWQLHRRGGGLGLAAICIGVGQGLAVVLEA
- a CDS encoding ABC transporter substrate-binding protein encodes the protein MRRLAATSTAVAALLAVAACGSSSDDPAGGGSGGVDRVKVGAIPIVDVAPLHLGIAKGFFKEQNIEVEVVNTTGGSIAVTGVVSGQFDFAFGNVVSLITARSQRIPVKAITVGNSSTGKPGADFGGVVVPPDSPITDAAGLAGKNIAINNLNNITDTTTRASIRKAGGDPSNIKWTELPFPDMPAAVLGKRVDAAMVVEPFFTIAQNQGARVVAYNFAEAIPNMTVAAYFSTEQTIAQKADLTGRFKTAMETSLKYAQEHPDEARQVLQTYTKIEPAVAAKITLPAWPAEINRESVQTLADLMLTDGLLKEKVDVAELLP
- a CDS encoding ABC transporter permease → MTRAATVPPPAATAPAPAGRSGGTGRPRGDTALLGLLGFAAFLLVLELVPRLGLVSANYLPPTSEIAVALGELLGESRFWTAVADTLRGWFLGLAIAVALGVVVGFVLGTVPVLREFTASTVEFLRPIPSVALIPLAVLLFGTDLRSVLLLVVYAAFWQVLVQVLYGVRDVDPVARDTAYTFRLSRWARIRHLLWPTALPYLLTGVRLAAAVALILAITAELIVGAPGLGNEINRAQSGGAVDTMYALIIVTGLLGVAVNVLARRLERAVLSWHPSVRGEGTR